A stretch of Oceaniferula marina DNA encodes these proteins:
- a CDS encoding MFS transporter, which yields MTIKHDSNDKKVFWGCFIALIATAFGFITRMLLLGRFQSDFAIDKVDVGVLQGAGVWPFAISIILFSLIIDKIGYRLAMVFSFVCYAVYLVMASMAYSSIQGVEGEALAAAQARGYDLLYWGSIILGLGNGTVEAFINPVVATMFRENKTKWLTILHAGWPGGLVLGGLITIAMSGYTESGDWRVVLGIIAIPAVIFFVMLINARFPVSEREQAGVSYREMLAEFGAFGALVSFGLIFAQLGQVFGWSSTIVWSLTAAVVVAFGVYTRSFGKPLLAILIVVMMPLATTEIGTDGWISSLMEKPLEEAGRHAGWVLVYTSAIMMVLRFFAGPIIHRISPIGILVISSLLAIAGLFALSKTGSASLTVIFAAATLYGVGKTFFWPTTLGIVAEQCPKGGALTLNAISGIGMIAVGILGFPFIGALQEKTSSSVLTTQAPAVAEEVMVEKSYLLGKYQGIDPDKKSAITDESALSALEEADKAGQFDALAKMTFFPAFMLICYLGIWLFFKSRGGYKPIELASQKELDAASEY from the coding sequence ATGACCATCAAACACGACAGTAATGACAAGAAGGTATTCTGGGGCTGCTTCATCGCCTTGATTGCCACCGCGTTCGGATTTATCACCCGGATGCTTCTCCTCGGCAGATTCCAATCTGACTTCGCCATCGATAAAGTCGATGTCGGGGTCCTTCAAGGAGCCGGAGTCTGGCCCTTTGCCATCTCCATCATTCTCTTCAGTCTGATCATTGATAAAATCGGCTACCGCCTGGCAATGGTTTTTTCCTTTGTCTGTTATGCCGTCTATCTGGTAATGGCCTCCATGGCCTACAGCTCTATCCAAGGGGTGGAAGGTGAAGCACTAGCTGCGGCACAAGCCCGTGGCTATGACCTGCTCTACTGGGGGTCGATTATCCTCGGACTTGGCAACGGAACCGTGGAAGCCTTTATCAACCCGGTGGTCGCTACCATGTTCCGTGAGAATAAAACCAAATGGCTAACGATCCTCCATGCGGGGTGGCCTGGCGGACTGGTTCTCGGAGGACTCATCACCATTGCCATGTCCGGATACACCGAAAGTGGTGACTGGCGCGTTGTCCTCGGCATCATTGCCATCCCGGCCGTTATCTTTTTCGTGATGCTGATCAATGCCCGCTTCCCAGTTAGTGAAAGGGAACAGGCTGGGGTTAGCTACCGTGAAATGCTCGCAGAGTTTGGAGCCTTTGGAGCTCTCGTCAGCTTTGGCCTGATCTTTGCCCAACTCGGCCAAGTCTTTGGCTGGTCCAGCACCATCGTTTGGTCGCTCACCGCCGCGGTTGTTGTGGCATTTGGCGTTTACACCCGCTCATTTGGCAAGCCTCTACTCGCAATTCTCATCGTGGTCATGATGCCACTGGCCACCACAGAAATCGGAACCGATGGATGGATTTCCAGCCTGATGGAAAAACCACTTGAAGAAGCGGGTCGCCATGCTGGATGGGTGCTGGTTTACACCTCGGCCATCATGATGGTGCTGCGTTTCTTTGCAGGCCCGATTATCCATCGTATTTCACCGATTGGCATCCTGGTCATCAGCTCCCTACTGGCCATCGCCGGACTCTTTGCCCTGTCAAAAACCGGCAGTGCCAGCCTGACCGTTATTTTTGCCGCAGCCACTCTCTATGGCGTGGGTAAGACCTTCTTCTGGCCCACCACTCTTGGCATCGTGGCGGAACAGTGCCCGAAAGGAGGAGCACTCACTCTCAATGCCATCTCCGGCATCGGCATGATTGCGGTTGGCATTCTCGGATTTCCCTTCATCGGAGCGCTGCAGGAAAAAACATCCAGTAGTGTGCTAACCACCCAAGCCCCGGCTGTAGCAGAAGAAGTGATGGTAGAGAAATCCTACCTACTCGGAAAATATCAAGGGATCGACCCTGATAAAAAATCAGCCATCACCGACGAGTCCGCTCTGAGTGCCCTGGAAGAAGCAGATAAAGCCGGTCAATTCGATGCCTTGGCCAAAATGACATTCTTCCCAGCCTTCATGCTCATCTGCTACCTCGGCATCTGGCTCTTCTTTAAGTCCAGAGGCGGATACAAGCCGATTGAGTTAGCGTCACAGAAAGAACTCGACGCCGCATCCGAGTATTAA
- a CDS encoding sigma-70 family RNA polymerase sigma factor — MGLFSGKADDYVVTQLASCQAEILAYIHSLLPGDASVNDILQRTNLVIWKKRQHFELGTNFRAWAFSIARWEVRAFLKERKRKSWLIIDEELAEKVTQTMEHVSQDNPMTDLREALDACLHKLNEGERELLTHRYHSDAPLKVFAEAHGRPVTSLKTSLCRIRASLKRCIEAAQKRAGIQSI; from the coding sequence ATGGGATTATTTTCGGGTAAAGCGGATGATTATGTGGTGACTCAGCTGGCGTCTTGTCAGGCTGAGATTCTCGCCTATATCCATTCATTGCTTCCAGGGGATGCCTCGGTTAATGATATCTTACAGCGGACGAATCTGGTGATTTGGAAAAAACGTCAGCATTTTGAGCTGGGGACCAATTTCAGAGCCTGGGCGTTCAGTATTGCCCGCTGGGAGGTGAGGGCTTTTTTAAAAGAACGTAAGCGTAAATCCTGGTTAATCATTGACGAAGAACTGGCGGAGAAAGTGACCCAGACAATGGAGCATGTCTCCCAGGATAATCCGATGACCGATTTGCGCGAAGCTCTCGATGCTTGTTTGCATAAGTTGAATGAAGGGGAGAGGGAGTTGCTTACGCACCGCTATCATAGTGATGCTCCCTTGAAGGTGTTCGCCGAAGCCCATGGACGTCCTGTGACCTCGCTGAAGACATCACTTTGCAGGATCCGGGCTTCACTGAAGCGTTGTATTGAAGCGGCTCAGAAAAGAGCGGGTATCCAGTCGATTTAA
- the hrpB gene encoding ATP-dependent helicase HrpB, whose product MIPVAGVGTTWGVDLPVLEIRNKLLDALGGIGRILLRAPTGSGKSTCVPPMLLDGGKVDGLIVVVQPRRIAARMLARRVAGMRGGRPGGEVGHVVRFDKCMGKETRIVYVTDGVLQRWLQDDPELSHVGAVIFDEFHERRIASDVALARCLNLQEGARPELKVVVMSATLEVSGLKEYLDPCDVLLAEGRAYPVEIHYSGAPQMVGRSGKDAVWERVSNAVQQAVKREDAGHILVFLPGVHEIRRSIELIERSSWSRGWEVCPLYSGLSPKLQDEAVAPSRSGGRPRIIVSTNVAETSLTIDGVRTVIDAGQARVARYDPVRGIDTLMVEKISKASADQRAGRAGRTAPGRCLRLWSEADHARREAFDLPEIRRVDLTEPVLSLMSAGVDDVASFRWLDAPDRHGLEVAEALLQQLGALDHDGRVTSDGRKMAGFALHPRYARLLLAGNEHGCVAEAGFIAAAMQAEGLFMRGRDARGREEFSEPDDGCDFVSEWRAFQLARDMRYDPRVCSQNSILARGARELGQALDQLERTARRHGMDWREIDFDRRSHELSRVMLLAFSDRLAVRLGDATLACRVVGGRRGQLDKHSSVKSAQAFVATEMTEVEGKDVTVYLNRCAEVHLEELRGLFPHDVLEHDGAFYDPVSRRVVRKRELRFRDLVLESKEGGGGPSHDAARLLAERVAAGELKLKNWDQSVERWIGRLVSLSRWLPEMGLPGFSEDDKLMVLEEVCQGAKSYKEIKNRELMPVLKHWLSEGQQQVLDAYAPLEVSLSNGRKAKVRYSVDGAPWIAMKMQFLYDVTELPEIAQGRVKLLVHLLAPNQRPWQVTDDLAGFWERGYPQMKKDLAGRYPKHEWR is encoded by the coding sequence TTGATTCCGGTAGCCGGTGTGGGCACGACTTGGGGCGTGGATCTACCGGTTCTGGAAATTCGTAATAAATTGCTCGATGCACTTGGCGGGATCGGTCGCATTTTGTTGCGTGCTCCTACTGGTTCGGGTAAATCCACCTGCGTGCCTCCGATGTTATTGGATGGAGGCAAGGTGGATGGTTTGATTGTGGTGGTGCAGCCGCGCAGGATAGCGGCGCGGATGCTTGCTCGACGTGTGGCCGGAATGCGTGGGGGGCGCCCGGGCGGGGAGGTCGGGCATGTGGTACGCTTTGATAAGTGCATGGGGAAGGAAACGAGGATTGTGTATGTTACGGACGGGGTGTTGCAGCGTTGGTTGCAGGACGACCCCGAGCTGTCACATGTGGGGGCTGTGATTTTTGACGAGTTTCACGAACGGCGTATTGCCAGCGATGTGGCCTTGGCGCGTTGTTTGAATTTACAGGAGGGGGCGCGGCCGGAATTGAAAGTGGTGGTGATGTCGGCGACACTCGAGGTTTCAGGGTTAAAAGAGTATCTGGACCCCTGCGATGTGCTTTTGGCCGAAGGCAGGGCGTATCCTGTCGAAATTCACTATTCAGGGGCTCCCCAGATGGTGGGGCGGAGTGGCAAGGATGCGGTTTGGGAGCGCGTTAGCAATGCGGTGCAGCAGGCGGTAAAGCGTGAAGATGCCGGGCATATTCTGGTGTTTCTTCCGGGAGTGCACGAGATCCGGCGGAGCATCGAATTGATCGAACGATCTTCGTGGTCACGGGGGTGGGAAGTGTGCCCACTCTATAGTGGGCTTTCTCCAAAACTTCAGGACGAGGCGGTAGCCCCGAGCAGGAGTGGTGGTCGCCCCAGGATCATCGTCTCCACCAATGTAGCCGAAACCTCACTGACGATCGACGGCGTCCGGACGGTGATTGATGCCGGGCAGGCCAGAGTGGCTCGCTATGACCCGGTTCGCGGGATTGACACCTTGATGGTGGAAAAAATTTCCAAAGCGTCGGCTGACCAGCGCGCCGGGCGGGCAGGTCGAACCGCTCCCGGACGATGTCTTCGTTTATGGAGTGAAGCCGACCATGCCCGGCGCGAAGCGTTTGATCTGCCTGAAATCAGGCGTGTGGATTTGACTGAGCCGGTGCTGTCCTTGATGTCGGCTGGAGTTGATGATGTGGCTTCCTTCCGTTGGCTCGATGCCCCCGATCGTCATGGATTGGAAGTGGCCGAAGCGTTGCTGCAGCAGTTGGGAGCACTTGACCATGACGGCAGAGTGACTTCGGATGGTCGGAAGATGGCAGGATTTGCATTGCATCCTCGCTACGCACGTCTTTTGTTAGCTGGAAATGAGCATGGATGTGTGGCGGAGGCAGGCTTTATTGCTGCGGCGATGCAGGCGGAGGGGCTGTTTATGCGTGGTCGGGATGCCCGGGGGCGGGAGGAATTTTCCGAGCCTGATGACGGATGTGATTTTGTTTCCGAATGGAGGGCGTTTCAATTGGCTCGAGACATGCGCTATGATCCACGGGTGTGTTCCCAGAATAGTATCCTCGCACGTGGCGCAAGGGAACTGGGACAAGCCTTGGATCAACTTGAACGCACGGCGCGGAGGCATGGGATGGATTGGCGGGAGATTGATTTTGATCGACGGTCCCACGAGCTCAGCCGGGTCATGCTGTTAGCGTTCAGCGACCGCTTAGCTGTGCGACTGGGTGATGCTACCTTGGCCTGTCGAGTTGTTGGCGGGCGTCGGGGGCAGCTGGACAAACATAGCTCGGTCAAGAGCGCCCAGGCATTTGTCGCGACTGAAATGACCGAGGTGGAAGGAAAGGACGTGACTGTCTATTTGAACCGTTGTGCAGAAGTTCATCTGGAGGAACTACGCGGACTGTTTCCGCATGACGTGCTTGAACATGACGGAGCCTTTTACGATCCCGTTTCCCGAAGAGTGGTCCGCAAACGTGAACTCCGTTTTCGGGATCTTGTGTTGGAGTCGAAAGAGGGGGGGGGGGGCCCTTCGCACGATGCGGCTCGTTTGCTTGCCGAGCGGGTTGCAGCGGGGGAATTAAAACTCAAGAACTGGGATCAATCGGTCGAGCGTTGGATTGGTCGTTTGGTTAGTCTCAGCCGTTGGTTGCCGGAGATGGGTTTGCCTGGATTTAGCGAGGATGACAAGCTGATGGTCTTGGAGGAAGTGTGTCAGGGGGCGAAGTCCTATAAGGAGATCAAAAACCGTGAGCTTATGCCAGTGCTGAAGCATTGGTTGTCTGAGGGGCAGCAGCAGGTGCTCGATGCCTATGCGCCTCTGGAGGTGAGTTTGAGTAATGGACGTAAGGCCAAGGTTCGCTATTCCGTGGATGGTGCTCCATGGATTGCCATGAAAATGCAATTTCTCTATGATGTGACGGAGCTGCCGGAGATTGCCCAGGGACGGGTGAAGCTCTTGGTTCATCTGCTTGCTCCAAACCAACGGCCATGGCAAGTGACCGATGATTTGGCCGGTTTCTGGGAGCGAGGATACCCTCAGATGAAAAAGGACTTGGCTGGCCGTTATCCGAAGCATGAATGGCGTTGA
- a CDS encoding xylulokinase, which produces MHLGLDCSTQSFSAILIDAENGSIAHEASVNFEKDLPHYGTTAGFVRGPNQGEVFSNPLMWVEALELLLGKLAANGAPLAQVSSISGSGQQHATVYLNEQFPLILDTLQPEAPLHAQLGPSISRLLSPIWMDGSTANECEEIASALGSHQEVCRRSGSVAIQRFSGPQIRKFAKQDPIAWGQTKQVHLASSFLASILAGKPAAIDHGDGAGMNLMNLEQRGWDSDLVQATAPDLLDKLPPLASSSTVAGKLAPYFVKKYGFSEQCDVVLWSGDNPCSLVGMGASSPGNLVISLGTSYTLFAAMESPHTDPQGFGHVFGNPLGGFMSLICFQNGALACEATKQNIKLSWTEFDARTEHPPKAGDTPSLPFFQAEITPLAKPSEQSNTTVRSLLDGQFLSMKKHADWMRIKPKHIRVTGGISRAKGICQTIANVFNSPVQTIETHASAGLGAAMRACLATTNIPLNILESSFCQPESDSILPQPEVSAIYQEMSATFDTMLTNHLNS; this is translated from the coding sequence ATGCACCTAGGCCTCGACTGCTCTACTCAAAGTTTTTCTGCTATTCTCATTGATGCTGAGAATGGGAGCATTGCACACGAGGCTTCGGTCAACTTTGAAAAGGACCTCCCTCATTACGGGACCACCGCCGGTTTTGTTCGAGGCCCAAATCAGGGAGAAGTTTTTTCCAATCCCCTGATGTGGGTCGAGGCTCTTGAGCTGCTGCTTGGTAAACTAGCCGCCAATGGAGCCCCGCTCGCGCAGGTCTCCAGTATTTCCGGTTCAGGTCAACAGCATGCCACCGTCTATCTGAATGAGCAATTTCCTCTGATCCTCGATACGCTTCAACCGGAGGCTCCGCTTCATGCACAACTCGGACCAAGCATCAGCCGCCTCCTCTCTCCGATCTGGATGGATGGTTCCACGGCTAACGAGTGTGAGGAAATAGCAAGCGCCCTCGGCAGTCATCAGGAAGTCTGCCGACGCAGTGGTTCGGTGGCCATTCAACGTTTCTCTGGCCCGCAGATTCGAAAGTTTGCGAAGCAAGACCCGATAGCGTGGGGCCAAACAAAACAAGTCCACCTCGCCAGCTCGTTTCTGGCATCCATTCTGGCTGGCAAGCCGGCTGCGATCGATCACGGTGACGGAGCAGGCATGAACCTGATGAACCTGGAACAACGGGGCTGGGACAGCGACCTCGTCCAGGCAACGGCTCCGGATCTACTAGACAAACTGCCACCGCTCGCCAGCTCATCCACCGTCGCTGGTAAACTCGCCCCCTACTTTGTTAAAAAATACGGGTTTAGCGAGCAATGCGATGTCGTCCTGTGGTCGGGCGACAACCCCTGCAGCTTGGTGGGTATGGGAGCTTCCTCTCCCGGAAATCTGGTGATCAGTCTGGGCACAAGCTACACACTCTTTGCTGCGATGGAATCTCCACACACCGACCCCCAGGGCTTTGGCCATGTCTTTGGGAATCCTCTCGGCGGCTTCATGAGCCTCATTTGCTTCCAAAATGGAGCCCTCGCCTGCGAAGCCACCAAACAAAACATCAAACTAAGCTGGACGGAATTCGATGCCCGGACAGAACATCCACCCAAAGCTGGCGACACGCCCAGCCTCCCCTTCTTTCAAGCTGAAATCACCCCACTCGCCAAACCCAGCGAACAGTCAAATACCACCGTCCGAAGCTTACTCGACGGGCAGTTCCTCAGCATGAAAAAACACGCAGACTGGATGCGTATCAAGCCAAAGCATATCCGCGTAACCGGTGGGATCTCTCGAGCCAAAGGCATTTGTCAAACGATCGCCAATGTCTTCAACTCCCCGGTGCAAACCATCGAAACCCACGCCTCGGCCGGACTCGGAGCCGCCATGAGAGCCTGTCTCGCCACCACCAATATCCCATTAAACATACTCGAGTCCTCCTTTTGTCAGCCCGAATCCGACAGCATCCTTCCCCAACCCGAAGTCAGCGCAATCTATCAAGAGATGTCCGCCACATTCGACACCATGCTAACAAATCATTTGAATTCCTAA
- a CDS encoding AraC family transcriptional regulator, translated as MDELSDAQLKQFTSRLMPGQIATALFQALPDVIFWIKDSDGRFVYVNKAFCHDVAVMEASEIIGLKDENIFPKELAAVFQRGDEEVLRSRTPMWDKSELVSNRLGQVEWRSTSKIPLCDLGGEWVGTAGISRKMGGVGPSLVPSRHHKLAVIVEAIYEHLDKRIGVTELADAAAVSVSTLERLFKEHMNTTPRQFILQVKISAACDRLINSGLQVKEIAASLGYEEHANFTRAFTKVMGMSPRSYQRYYS; from the coding sequence ATGGACGAATTGTCAGATGCCCAGTTGAAGCAGTTTACTTCACGCTTGATGCCTGGGCAGATTGCCACGGCCTTATTTCAAGCGTTGCCGGATGTGATTTTTTGGATCAAGGACAGCGATGGGCGATTTGTCTATGTGAACAAGGCCTTCTGCCATGATGTTGCCGTGATGGAGGCGAGTGAAATCATCGGTTTGAAAGATGAGAATATTTTCCCCAAGGAATTGGCGGCTGTGTTTCAACGCGGAGACGAGGAGGTGCTGCGCTCCCGGACCCCGATGTGGGATAAGTCGGAATTGGTATCGAACCGTTTGGGGCAGGTGGAGTGGCGATCGACGAGTAAAATTCCATTGTGTGACCTAGGGGGCGAGTGGGTAGGAACGGCTGGGATCTCGCGCAAAATGGGAGGTGTCGGACCCTCTTTGGTGCCTTCCCGGCATCATAAACTGGCCGTGATTGTGGAAGCTATTTATGAGCATTTGGACAAACGTATTGGGGTGACGGAGCTGGCCGATGCCGCGGCTGTGTCAGTGAGTACATTGGAGCGTTTGTTCAAGGAGCATATGAACACGACACCCAGGCAGTTTATTCTGCAAGTCAAGATATCGGCTGCTTGTGATCGCTTGATCAACTCCGGACTACAGGTTAAGGAGATTGCCGCCAGCCTTGGTTATGAAGAGCACGCTAACTTTACCAGAGCCTTTACCAAGGTGATGGGCATGTCCCCACGTTCCTATCAGCGGTATTATTCATGA
- a CDS encoding sugar phosphate isomerase/epimerase family protein produces MSRPVTLFTGQWADLPLAELLPQVKQMGYDGVELACWGDHFDVDQALSDDKYCADLWKLLQSHGLSCYAISNHLVGQAICDNIDERHQSILPADVWGDGEPEGVRQRAADKMKDTARACRKFMDAFPGPEPKGGRPDAVVNGFTGSSIWHALYAFPPTSQEYLQKGFDDFGARFLPILDVFEQENVNFALEVHPTEIAFDIASSQRALDAVKQHPRFGFNYDPSHLGYQGVDYVQFIRTFSERIFHVHMKDVWWGHGDGTVGVFGGHTDFTDARRFWDFRSVGRGDINFEEIIVALNDIRYNGPLSVEWEDGRMDRIHGAAESCAYVKELDFPRNDIAFDAAFDKENQ; encoded by the coding sequence ATGTCCAGACCTGTCACTCTCTTTACCGGCCAATGGGCCGATCTACCACTCGCCGAGCTGCTACCACAAGTCAAACAAATGGGATACGACGGCGTGGAGCTCGCCTGCTGGGGCGACCACTTCGATGTGGATCAAGCCCTCAGTGATGACAAGTACTGCGCCGATCTCTGGAAGCTTCTCCAATCGCACGGCCTGAGCTGTTATGCCATTTCAAACCATCTCGTTGGCCAAGCCATTTGTGATAACATCGACGAACGTCACCAGTCGATTCTCCCCGCCGATGTCTGGGGCGACGGTGAACCAGAAGGTGTGCGCCAGCGGGCCGCTGATAAAATGAAAGACACCGCGCGGGCCTGCCGCAAGTTCATGGACGCCTTCCCTGGACCTGAACCCAAAGGGGGCCGCCCCGATGCCGTGGTCAACGGCTTTACCGGATCCTCAATTTGGCATGCACTCTACGCATTCCCTCCAACATCCCAGGAATACCTGCAAAAAGGATTCGACGATTTTGGTGCTCGATTTCTCCCCATCCTGGATGTGTTTGAACAGGAAAATGTCAACTTTGCCCTCGAAGTCCACCCGACCGAAATTGCTTTCGACATTGCCTCATCGCAGCGAGCACTGGACGCGGTAAAACAACACCCGCGCTTCGGCTTCAACTACGACCCCTCCCACTTGGGCTACCAGGGAGTCGACTACGTCCAGTTCATCCGCACCTTCAGCGAACGTATTTTCCACGTCCACATGAAAGATGTCTGGTGGGGACACGGTGACGGAACCGTCGGAGTCTTTGGTGGGCACACCGATTTTACCGACGCCCGCCGTTTCTGGGACTTCCGCTCGGTCGGCCGCGGCGATATCAACTTCGAGGAAATCATCGTAGCACTCAACGACATTCGCTACAACGGCCCACTCTCCGTCGAATGGGAAGACGGGCGTATGGACCGCATCCACGGAGCCGCTGAAAGTTGCGCTTACGTCAAAGAGCTCGACTTCCCACGAAACGACATCGCCTTCGATGCCGCCTTTGATAAAGAAAATCAATAA
- the xylA gene encoding xylose isomerase, producing the protein MTEYFPNIPTIPFEGKDSKNPLAFRHYNPDEMVGDKSMHEHLRFAAAYWHVMRNELGDPFGSGTALMPWDDGSDSLDNALKRVPVFFEFLKKTGIDYYCFHDRDISPEGSTLAETHRHLDRVVSELESFQQESGKKLLWGTACLFSHPRYAQGAATSPYADVFAYGASQIKHALEATHRLGGEGYVFWGGREGYATLLNTDMKRELDHLATMLHMAVDHAKKIGFTGQFYIEPKPREPSTHQYDSDAAACLNFLREYDLLDHFKLNLETNHATLAGHTMEHELEVAIGANALGSIDANRGDELIGWDTDQFPTNIYQTTQIMLRVLKMGGFTTGGLNFDAKRRRESHHPDDLFYAHIGGMDAFARGLKIAHNIIQDGGQGQFIENRYASYDTGIGAEIESKASSLDALDTYAQSITPPSLPSGRQEMLENNLNDFLA; encoded by the coding sequence ATGACCGAATACTTTCCCAACATCCCGACCATTCCCTTCGAAGGAAAAGACTCAAAAAATCCACTCGCCTTCCGCCACTACAACCCCGACGAAATGGTCGGCGATAAGTCCATGCACGAACACTTGCGCTTTGCCGCCGCATACTGGCACGTCATGCGCAACGAACTCGGCGACCCCTTCGGCTCAGGAACGGCCTTAATGCCCTGGGACGACGGATCGGACTCCCTTGACAACGCCCTCAAGCGGGTTCCTGTCTTCTTTGAATTCCTCAAAAAAACCGGCATCGATTACTATTGTTTCCACGACCGTGACATCTCCCCTGAAGGATCGACACTGGCCGAAACCCACCGGCATCTCGACCGAGTTGTCAGTGAGCTGGAATCCTTCCAACAAGAAAGTGGAAAAAAACTTCTCTGGGGAACCGCCTGCCTCTTTTCCCACCCACGCTATGCCCAAGGAGCGGCAACCTCACCTTACGCCGATGTGTTTGCCTACGGAGCCAGCCAGATCAAACATGCACTGGAAGCGACCCACCGACTCGGCGGCGAAGGATACGTCTTCTGGGGCGGCCGCGAAGGCTACGCCACCCTGCTCAACACCGATATGAAACGGGAACTCGACCACCTCGCCACCATGCTGCACATGGCCGTCGACCACGCGAAGAAAATCGGCTTCACCGGGCAGTTCTACATCGAACCCAAACCCCGGGAACCATCCACCCACCAATACGACTCGGATGCGGCAGCCTGCCTGAATTTCCTTCGCGAGTATGACCTCTTGGATCACTTCAAACTCAACCTCGAAACCAACCACGCCACTCTGGCCGGCCACACCATGGAACACGAACTCGAGGTGGCCATCGGAGCCAATGCTCTGGGGTCCATCGACGCCAACCGCGGTGATGAACTCATCGGCTGGGACACAGATCAGTTCCCTACCAACATCTATCAAACCACCCAGATCATGCTCAGAGTGCTCAAAATGGGAGGCTTCACCACCGGAGGACTCAACTTCGATGCCAAACGTCGCCGTGAATCCCACCACCCCGATGACCTGTTCTACGCCCACATCGGAGGTATGGACGCCTTTGCCCGCGGACTCAAAATCGCCCACAACATCATTCAGGATGGCGGCCAAGGACAATTCATCGAGAACCGATATGCCTCGTATGACACAGGAATCGGAGCCGAGATCGAGTCCAAGGCCAGTTCTCTGGATGCCCTAGATACCTATGCTCAGAGCATCACTCCACCTAGTTTGCCCAGCGGAAGACAGGAGATGTTAGAAAACAATCTGAACGATTTTCTGGCCTAA
- a CDS encoding Gfo/Idh/MocA family protein: MSPQPLKVAMIGGGAGAFIANPHQKAIHFDGTRKVHAVALHPDPEVAMNEANNWPYPVKGYASYDELFEDQAKLPENERIDYVVIVTPNFVHFDPAMKALELGIPVMCEKPLTVNLEEADLLVAKAREKKVPFAVAHTYLGHWSSWFSRHIVQSGLLGDVRWVDSYYLQGWLADKLEDSGQMQAEWRTDPKKAGGSGCGGDIGTHALMQLRFVTGLDVEEVSARLDKFVPGRPIDDHFTTYGKLSNGGKCLVRASQICIGHKNDLGIMIAGTKGALKWSQEDPEKVTILLQDQPDRTYWRGQVCANDGFLGDVPQWLLDEPTIPSGHGEAFHDAYARLHREFEKDVRAYQAGEPWSCDGSTYANIDDGRMGLAFIDACIKSDDDDGAWQPVSKS, translated from the coding sequence ATGTCCCCACAACCACTTAAAGTTGCCATGATCGGCGGAGGTGCCGGAGCCTTCATTGCCAACCCGCATCAGAAAGCCATCCACTTCGATGGAACCCGCAAAGTGCACGCCGTCGCTCTGCACCCGGACCCGGAAGTCGCGATGAACGAAGCAAACAACTGGCCCTATCCAGTCAAAGGATACGCGTCCTACGATGAACTTTTCGAAGACCAGGCAAAACTGCCCGAGAACGAACGCATCGATTACGTCGTCATCGTCACTCCGAACTTTGTCCACTTCGACCCCGCGATGAAAGCTCTCGAGCTCGGCATCCCGGTGATGTGTGAGAAACCTCTCACCGTCAACCTCGAAGAAGCCGACCTGCTGGTCGCCAAGGCCCGAGAAAAAAAGGTTCCTTTCGCTGTCGCCCATACCTACCTCGGCCACTGGTCGAGCTGGTTCAGCCGTCATATCGTGCAAAGCGGCTTGCTCGGGGACGTCCGTTGGGTCGATTCCTACTACCTGCAAGGCTGGCTGGCCGACAAACTTGAAGACTCCGGCCAAATGCAGGCCGAATGGAGAACCGACCCGAAAAAAGCCGGAGGCAGTGGCTGCGGTGGAGACATCGGAACCCACGCCCTGATGCAGCTTCGCTTTGTCACCGGACTCGACGTCGAAGAAGTTTCCGCCCGACTCGACAAGTTTGTCCCGGGCCGCCCGATCGACGACCACTTCACCACCTACGGAAAACTCTCCAATGGAGGAAAATGCCTGGTCCGTGCGTCGCAAATCTGCATTGGCCATAAAAACGACCTGGGTATTATGATCGCCGGAACCAAAGGCGCACTCAAGTGGAGTCAGGAGGACCCGGAAAAAGTCACCATCCTCCTTCAGGACCAGCCCGACCGCACCTACTGGCGCGGCCAAGTCTGTGCGAATGACGGATTCCTCGGCGACGTCCCACAATGGCTGCTCGACGAACCAACCATCCCCAGCGGGCACGGAGAAGCCTTCCACGACGCCTACGCACGCCTGCACCGCGAGTTTGAAAAAGATGTCCGTGCTTATCAAGCCGGAGAGCCATGGAGCTGCGATGGCAGTACCTACGCCAATATTGACGATGGCCGCATGGGCCTCGCCTTCATCGACGCCTGCATCAAATCTGACGACGACGACGGTGCCTGGCAGCCTGTGAGCAAATCCTAA